A stretch of Acidovorax sp. RAC01 DNA encodes these proteins:
- the alaC gene encoding alanine transaminase has protein sequence MSASQGKRRFARIDRLPPYVFNITAELKLAARRRGEDIIDMSMGNPDGATPPHIVAKLTEVAQRPDTHGYSASKGIPRLRRAISHWYKDRYAVDIHPDTEAIVTIGSKEGLAHLMLATLDRGDTVLVPDPSYPIHIYGAVIAGADIRSVPVAPDVDFFAELEKAIRGSYPKPKMMIFGFPSNPTAQCVDLSFFERVIALAKKHDILVVHDLAYADIVYDGYRAPSIMEVPGAKDVAVEFFTLSKSYNMAGWRVGFMVGNPDLVAALARIKSYHDYGTFTPLQVAAIAALEGDQQCVKDIAAQYQRRRDVLYKGLTEAGWAVDCPKASMYIWARIPEPYRALGSLEFARQLLEKAKVCVSPGIGFGDQGDEYVRFALIENEARIRQAVRGIRAMFKADGLLKVPGG, from the coding sequence ATGTCTGCATCGCAGGGCAAGCGCCGTTTTGCGCGCATCGATCGCCTCCCTCCCTACGTCTTCAACATCACGGCCGAGCTCAAACTCGCCGCCCGCCGCCGGGGCGAAGACATCATCGACATGAGCATGGGCAACCCCGACGGGGCCACACCACCGCACATCGTCGCCAAGCTCACCGAAGTGGCCCAGCGGCCTGATACCCACGGCTACAGCGCCAGCAAGGGTATCCCGCGCCTGCGCCGCGCCATCAGCCACTGGTACAAAGACCGCTACGCGGTGGACATCCACCCCGACACCGAGGCCATCGTCACCATCGGCTCCAAGGAGGGCCTGGCCCACCTGATGCTGGCCACGCTGGACCGGGGCGACACCGTGCTGGTGCCCGACCCGAGCTACCCCATCCACATCTACGGCGCGGTGATCGCCGGTGCCGACATCCGCAGCGTGCCCGTGGCGCCCGATGTGGACTTTTTTGCCGAGCTGGAAAAGGCCATCCGCGGCAGCTACCCCAAGCCCAAGATGATGATCTTCGGCTTCCCCAGCAACCCCACCGCGCAGTGTGTGGACCTCTCGTTCTTCGAGCGCGTGATCGCCCTGGCCAAGAAGCACGACATCCTGGTGGTGCACGACCTGGCCTATGCCGACATCGTGTACGACGGCTACCGCGCCCCCAGCATCATGGAAGTGCCCGGCGCCAAGGATGTGGCGGTGGAGTTTTTCACCCTCTCCAAAAGCTACAACATGGCAGGCTGGCGCGTGGGCTTCATGGTGGGCAACCCCGACCTGGTGGCCGCGCTCGCCCGCATCAAGAGCTACCACGACTACGGCACCTTCACTCCCCTGCAGGTGGCCGCGATTGCCGCACTGGAGGGCGACCAGCAGTGCGTGAAAGACATCGCCGCCCAGTACCAGCGCCGCCGTGACGTGCTCTACAAGGGACTCACCGAAGCGGGCTGGGCGGTGGACTGCCCCAAGGCCAGCATGTACATCTGGGCCCGCATCCCCGAGCCGTACCGCGCGCTGGGCTCGCTGGAATTTGCGCGGCAACTGCTTGAAAAAGCCAAGGTGTGTGTGTCGCCAGGCATCGGCTTTGGCGACCAGGGAGACGAGTACGTGCGCTTTGCGCTGATCGAGAACGAGGCGCGGATCCGGCAGGCGGTGCGGGGGATTCGCGCAATGTTCAAGGCAGACGGGCTGCTGAAGGTGCCAGGGGGCTGA
- a CDS encoding adenylate/guanylate cyclase domain-containing protein → MRTSSRSDTLEALQSLIARATGTRLNAADQAEMAALLPAADAAGPYPHDTPGQRGMALLVAGIRGLPDLLASQPDTSAVAVIDRCFRRLGEVAVRYGGSIDHFMRDSLMVLFGVPAAREDDVERAVLCAVEMQMAMRDLNQAHLDERLPPLFLGVGVHTGTVMAGHFGAPVCPGFTVLGDDVDLVVRMQSFSLRGQVLISDAVYQRCWGMASASAPMQVCIKGRSQPESLRELVAVPSRRLKVPRQEFRRSHRVEARLPCQCQQVQDGIVTPHVVHGTVRDMGYHGLLLVTDEPLPLHAEVRLGFDLALVNYRATDVYARVITLKQEGTEWMAGMEFTTISPECSAKVQMFVQVLVGTR, encoded by the coding sequence ATGCGTACTTCTTCCCGTTCAGACACCCTGGAGGCCTTGCAGAGCCTGATCGCGCGGGCCACCGGTACCCGGCTGAACGCCGCTGATCAGGCCGAAATGGCCGCTTTGCTGCCGGCCGCGGATGCGGCTGGCCCGTACCCGCACGACACCCCGGGGCAGCGCGGCATGGCGTTGCTGGTGGCAGGCATACGCGGTCTGCCGGACTTGCTCGCATCGCAGCCCGATACCAGTGCCGTAGCCGTCATCGACCGTTGCTTTCGAAGGCTGGGTGAGGTCGCCGTGCGGTACGGCGGGAGCATTGACCATTTCATGCGGGACTCGCTCATGGTGCTGTTTGGCGTGCCGGCCGCGCGTGAAGACGATGTGGAACGCGCTGTGCTATGCGCTGTCGAGATGCAGATGGCGATGCGTGATCTCAACCAGGCGCATCTTGACGAGCGCCTGCCCCCTCTGTTTCTGGGTGTGGGTGTGCACACCGGCACGGTGATGGCGGGCCATTTTGGAGCGCCTGTGTGCCCGGGGTTCACCGTGCTGGGGGACGATGTGGACCTGGTCGTTCGCATGCAGTCGTTCAGCCTGCGCGGACAGGTGCTCATCAGCGACGCTGTGTATCAGCGCTGCTGGGGAATGGCGTCAGCGAGCGCTCCCATGCAGGTCTGTATCAAGGGGCGTTCCCAGCCTGAGAGCCTGCGTGAACTTGTGGCCGTGCCTTCGCGCAGGCTGAAGGTGCCACGGCAGGAGTTTCGGCGCAGCCACCGTGTCGAGGCGCGCCTGCCCTGTCAATGCCAGCAGGTGCAAGACGGCATCGTGACCCCGCACGTGGTGCACGGTACGGTACGCGACATGGGCTACCACGGCCTTTTGTTGGTGACCGATGAACCCTTGCCGCTCCATGCCGAAGTACGGCTGGGGTTTGACCTGGCCCTGGTCAACTACCGCGCCACAGACGTGTATGCCCGCGTCATCACCCTCAAGCAAGAGGGCACCGAATGGATGGCCGGCATGGAATTCACCACGATCAGCCCGGAGTGCAGTGCGAAGGTCCAGATGTTTGTGCAGGTTCTGGTCGGGACACGGTAG
- a CDS encoding phosphatase PAP2 family protein — translation MTDTVQAFPLATLLAQHPVAWWLVGMAAGSLLALGGLAALGALRRSGKRWWPATLDPMQARWVLVGAMAASACALLLGGTVMAELAESWRDDSTRGWGAFDDAVAVGLQAGASMAALQLFATLTHLGDKWTLSAVAVGVAAALWLRQHRLLAIGWLVALAGNGFLTRVLKSLFERVRPEHVHGVATADGYSFPSGHTSASMVAFTMLAYLATRLLQPRWHVPVAIAAGAAIFTTGWSRVVLQVHYVSDVLAGWVLGGVWALCTVLIMESISHWRHAARTMPATD, via the coding sequence ATGACAGACACCGTACAAGCGTTCCCCCTAGCCACCTTGCTGGCCCAGCACCCCGTGGCATGGTGGCTGGTCGGCATGGCCGCCGGGAGCTTGCTCGCACTGGGTGGCCTTGCCGCGCTGGGCGCGCTGCGCAGGTCTGGCAAGCGCTGGTGGCCGGCCACACTGGACCCGATGCAGGCGCGCTGGGTGCTGGTGGGCGCAATGGCAGCGAGCGCCTGCGCCTTGTTGCTGGGCGGTACGGTGATGGCCGAGCTGGCCGAATCGTGGCGCGACGATAGCACCCGAGGCTGGGGTGCTTTCGACGATGCCGTGGCGGTCGGCCTGCAAGCCGGCGCCAGCATGGCTGCGCTGCAGCTGTTTGCCACGCTGACCCACCTGGGCGACAAATGGACGCTCTCGGCGGTGGCCGTGGGGGTGGCTGCGGCACTGTGGCTGCGCCAGCACCGGCTGCTGGCCATTGGCTGGCTGGTGGCGCTGGCAGGCAACGGGTTTCTGACGCGCGTGCTCAAGAGCCTGTTCGAGCGCGTGCGGCCCGAGCATGTGCACGGCGTGGCCACGGCCGACGGGTACAGCTTTCCCAGCGGGCACACCAGCGCATCGATGGTGGCCTTCACGATGCTGGCCTATCTGGCCACGCGGCTGCTGCAGCCGCGCTGGCATGTCCCGGTGGCGATTGCGGCTGGGGCGGCCATCTTTACCACCGGCTGGAGCCGCGTGGTGCTGCAGGTGCACTACGTGAGCGACGTGCTGGCTGGCTGGGTGCTGGGCGGCGTATGGGCGCTGTGCACGGTACTGATCATGGAAAGCATTTCGCACTGGCGCCACGCAGCGCGGACCATGCCAGCGACGGACTGA
- a CDS encoding diacylglycerol/lipid kinase family protein has translation MTTPERPLTLRPGGTIHLVVPRRPGADLQALRDRLENVQALQEHNVVWHVPDQRADIVGLAERAAQAARDDHGLVVAAGGDGTINAVAAAALRANVPVGVLPMGTFNYFSREHGLALEPEVAVQDMLAALRDGHMRPVQVGFVNQRMFVVNASVGVYPKLLAEREMASKRFGRSRMVAVAAAIWSMFRPASGRRWRVVVKAHEGAPAQQEEHLVTTLFVGNNPLQLDRMGLPQARVVADGGRLGVVLLQPQGRWAVARTMWNAATGRLDRDKAVVSMACTEFTVAPASWKPPQVKLAFDGEREWMAPPLHFRVGARPLWLVTPQTLVRDDEGAAERPPAQAGASAELPVAAPPVAGGLLPV, from the coding sequence ATGACCACCCCTGAACGTCCCCTGACCCTGCGCCCCGGCGGCACCATCCACCTGGTGGTGCCACGCCGCCCGGGCGCCGATTTGCAGGCACTGCGCGACCGGCTGGAAAACGTGCAGGCCCTGCAGGAGCACAACGTGGTGTGGCATGTGCCCGACCAGCGCGCGGACATCGTGGGGCTGGCAGAGCGCGCTGCGCAGGCCGCCCGCGACGACCACGGCCTGGTGGTGGCTGCGGGGGGCGACGGCACGATCAACGCCGTGGCGGCGGCAGCCCTGCGCGCCAACGTACCCGTCGGGGTGCTGCCCATGGGCACTTTCAACTATTTCAGCCGCGAACACGGGCTGGCGCTGGAACCCGAGGTGGCCGTGCAGGACATGCTTGCTGCACTGCGCGACGGCCACATGCGCCCGGTGCAGGTGGGTTTTGTGAACCAGCGCATGTTCGTGGTCAATGCCAGCGTGGGCGTATACCCCAAGCTGCTGGCCGAGCGCGAAATGGCCTCCAAGCGCTTTGGCCGGTCGCGCATGGTGGCGGTGGCCGCTGCCATCTGGAGCATGTTCCGCCCTGCCTCGGGCCGCCGCTGGCGCGTCGTCGTCAAGGCCCATGAGGGCGCCCCTGCGCAGCAGGAGGAGCACCTGGTCACCACGCTGTTTGTAGGCAACAACCCGCTGCAGCTGGACCGCATGGGCCTGCCCCAGGCGCGCGTGGTGGCCGATGGCGGGCGGCTGGGTGTGGTCCTGCTGCAACCGCAGGGGCGGTGGGCCGTGGCGCGCACCATGTGGAACGCTGCTACAGGCAGGCTCGACCGCGACAAGGCCGTGGTCAGCATGGCTTGCACGGAGTTCACCGTGGCGCCCGCCAGCTGGAAGCCGCCGCAGGTGAAGCTCGCTTTTGATGGCGAGCGCGAGTGGATGGCCCCGCCGCTGCACTTTCGGGTGGGTGCGCGCCCGCTGTGGCTGGTCACGCCGCAAACGCTGGTACGGGACGACGAAGGCGCAGCCGAGCGCCCGCCCGCACAGGCTGGGGCATCGGCCGAATTGCCTGTGGCCGCGCCCCCTGTGGCCGGCGGGCTGCTGCCGGTGTAG
- a CDS encoding metallophosphoesterase family protein: MHLSDLHFGAHDPDVCAAVQRLALRLPVSMVVVSGDLTQRATALQFEQASRFIRGLQARSTLVLAGNHDIPLYAWWMRWGRAYERFADQFGLEHEMVRQAGDFYVVGVDTTRPWRHERGSLSSAQIAHVAGLLAKAPPGAWPIVTCHHPLVPRDAQDRAHRPHRAEEAVQRWQAAGARMLLSGHAHDPGLMLAPPGVWVSRAGTAVSHRLRHGSPNSLVVLTTEASGASATGRGRHAARWDYDHASGDFQMVQRLAVD, translated from the coding sequence ATGCACTTGTCTGACCTGCACTTCGGCGCACACGACCCCGATGTGTGTGCCGCCGTGCAGCGGCTGGCGCTGCGGCTGCCGGTGTCCATGGTGGTGGTGTCCGGAGACCTCACCCAGCGCGCCACCGCCCTGCAGTTCGAGCAGGCCTCGCGCTTTATCCGCGGGCTGCAGGCCCGCTCCACGCTGGTGCTGGCAGGCAACCACGACATCCCGCTGTACGCCTGGTGGATGCGCTGGGGCCGCGCGTACGAGCGCTTTGCGGACCAGTTTGGGCTGGAGCATGAAATGGTGCGCCAGGCGGGCGATTTCTACGTGGTGGGGGTGGACACCACACGCCCCTGGCGGCACGAACGGGGCTCGCTGTCGTCGGCCCAGATCGCGCATGTGGCCGGTTTGCTGGCGAAGGCCCCGCCGGGCGCCTGGCCCATCGTCACCTGCCACCACCCCCTGGTGCCGCGCGATGCGCAGGACCGGGCGCATCGCCCCCACCGTGCCGAGGAGGCCGTGCAGCGCTGGCAAGCAGCCGGGGCGCGGATGCTGCTGTCGGGGCATGCGCATGACCCTGGCCTCATGCTGGCTCCGCCCGGGGTCTGGGTGAGCCGCGCGGGCACCGCGGTATCGCACCGGTTGCGGCATGGCAGCCCCAACAGCCTGGTGGTCCTGACGACTGAGGCGTCGGGCGCGTCTGCCACCGGCAGGGGGCGCCATGCAGCGCGCTGGGACTATGACCACGCCAGCGGTGACTTTCAGATGGTTCAGCGCCTTGCCGTGGACTGA
- the urtE gene encoding urea ABC transporter ATP-binding subunit UrtE, giving the protein MLTVQNINQYYGGSHILRDVSLTAAPGKVTVLLGRNGVGKTTLLKSLMGLVPIKSGSIQFDGKPIDKATPYDRARAGIGFVPQGREIFGRLTVEENLRMGLAYKSGSTPVPPHLYELFPVLHQMLKRRGGDLSGGQQQQLAIARALAPGPRLLILDEPTEGIQPSIIKDIGRVIRMLADQGEMAILLCEQYYDFAQELADEYLVMERGEVIARGPGSEMEAKGIRNLVAI; this is encoded by the coding sequence ATGCTCACCGTCCAAAACATCAACCAGTACTACGGCGGCTCCCACATCCTGCGCGACGTGAGCCTGACCGCCGCCCCCGGCAAAGTCACCGTCCTGCTGGGCCGCAACGGCGTGGGCAAGACCACGCTGCTCAAAAGCCTCATGGGCCTGGTGCCCATCAAGAGCGGCAGCATCCAGTTCGACGGCAAACCCATCGACAAGGCCACACCGTACGACCGCGCCCGCGCCGGCATCGGCTTTGTGCCGCAAGGCCGCGAGATCTTCGGCCGCCTCACCGTAGAAGAAAACCTGCGCATGGGCCTGGCCTACAAAAGTGGCTCCACCCCCGTTCCCCCGCACCTGTACGAACTCTTCCCCGTGCTCCATCAAATGCTCAAGCGCAGGGGGGGGGATCTCTCAGGCGGCCAGCAGCAGCAGCTGGCCATTGCGCGCGCCCTGGCCCCCGGCCCGCGCCTGCTCATCCTGGACGAGCCCACCGAGGGCATCCAGCCCAGCATCATCAAGGACATCGGTCGCGTGATTCGCATGCTCGCCGACCAGGGCGAGATGGCGATCCTGCTGTGCGAGCAGTACTACGACTTTGCGCAGGAGCTGGCCGACGAGTACCTGGTGATGGAGCGCGGCGAAGTCATCGCGCGCGGCCCCGGCAGCGAGATGGAGGCCAAGGGCATCCGCAACCTGGTCGCGATCTGA